AACGGCCCCGCCTCCGCGTTCTGGGCCCCGTCCACGGGGTCGGCGGGGTCGGCGGGCTCCGCCGGGTCGGCCGGAGTGTCCGGACCGCGCTCGAACAGCTCCTGTGCCGCGTTGTCGCCGCCCTGGCCGCCGAGCCCGCCCGAGAGGATGGCAGCCGCCAGGTCGTCGGCCGCCCCGCCCAGCCCGTCGCTCTCGGCGATCGTCGTCAGCCGCGCCGCCGTGTCCATGAACGTGGGATCGATCCGGTGCACCGCGCGGTAGAGCGGCAAGGCCGCGGCACTGCGGCCGGTGCCCTCGCGGGCACGCGCGAGCCAGTAGCGCAGCTCCTTGCGCTGCGGCTGCTCGCTGCGGCAGCGCATCAGCGCGGCGGCCAGCAGCGGCTCCGCCTGCCCGTACATCTCCAGGCGCACCCGTGCCATCCCGGCGAACAGCCCCGCCTCGATGCCCAGCAGCGGGTCGTCGACCAGCGGCTCGGTGTGCGCGACCAGCCGCTCCCAGTCCTTGGCCAGATACGCGCGACAGGCGTGCAGGAAGCGCACCTGCGGGTCGGTGTCCACCGGCGGGCAGCTGGCCAACGCCCGGTCGAGTTCGGCCACATGGCGGCCGTCCAGCCAGTGCGAGGCGTGCGCCAGCAGCAGGTCACGCTCGTACTCCAGCACGGGCTGGACCCACCACCCCAGCCAGTACCAGGAGTTGAGGGTGCGTCCGTGGCGGGTGCGCTGCTCGCCGAAGCGGTCCCTGTGGTGGTACATCCGCAGCAGCGCTGTGGCGGTGTCGGCGCGCAGGGCGTGCAGGCCGAGCCAGCCGTCCGCCATCCCCGGATCGAGCCGCACCGCGGTGCGGAACTCCTCTTCCGCCTGGGCATAGCCGCCGACGGTGTACGCGTCCACCCCGCGCAGCCAGGCGAGTTCGGCCGGTGCGTGCAGGCCCTGGGGGTCCTGCGTGCCGAAATTCATCACGTCCCCCACGAAACGTCCCCCGTCATCTGCCGGTTATCACCCGGGGTTCCCACGCTGTTTCGCATCGTACCCGCGTGCCGCGCGCCGTCGAAGAGTGGAGTACCCGGCTGCTTCGCCGTGAAGAGGAAGCTTCCGGACGAGAGGGCCCGGGGAAGACCCTCGCGGAGACCAGTACGAAGAGTGAGTGAAACGCGTTTGGGGGCTTCCGTTTAGCCGCTCCAGGACAGAACGAAGCCCCCGGTCACGGGGGAACAACCGGGGGCTTCGTGTCTACAGGCGGCCTGCGTAGACCGCTTGTTGGAAACGTAATCGGTTCCGGGCACATGGGTCAAGCCGCTCCGGAGCGCAGCGGCCCCGGGATCGTACTCAACGGCCCTGTGGTACACGGAGGGTGATATTCAAGGGTGGGTCTGCGCGCCTCCCAGGCCCCTCGCGCACCTCGAATCCCTCAGATGTCTCCTTTACCAGAAATCGCGCGAACGGTCGGGATGGGTCGGTCGCAAAATGTGCGCGCTCCATGGGGATCCAGTGCGCCCAGAAGTCCCGCTGCCCGGACCCGTCCCGCTCCCGGCCGCGCCCCCATGCTGCCTCCGGTGACATGTCCATCCACAGCAGACAGGACAGAAAAGGGCGCACCGCTGCCCGGCCCGCGCCCACTCCCTCCAGAAGCACCACAGGGGACGGCGGCAGGACGGCCTCGGTGGTGTAGGCGCGCGCCACCCAGTCGTACACCTCGTAGCGCGCGCTCCGGCCCCGCTCCCACGGCGCGAGGACCTGCGAGGCGAGCCGCTCCGTCCAGCCGAAGAGCGCCTCATGGCAGGCCAGGTCGTCCAGGTGCAGCACCGGAGCCCCGCCCAGGAGGCCGGAGAGCCGGGCGGCCATCGTCGTCTTGCCCGACCCCGCGTGCCCGTCGACGGCGATCAGCCGCACCGGGCCACAGGAGGCGGGGAGCGCGGGCAGCCGCACCGCGAGCGCTTCGAGGGGGACGGAATCGGGCATCTCCACAGCGTACGTCGCAGGTCATGGCGGTCTCCGCAGCGGACCACCCCCGCGGTCCCGCGCGATCCCGCGCGATGGCCGCGGCCGGTGGCCGCGCGCATGGCCCCGCGCCACTGGCCCAGGCCAATGAAGACGGCATGCCGAGCGGCCGAAGCCCTGGCACGCGCCCCGGAGAGCGGAGATAGTTGGCTTTCCGCGGGCCGCCTCGCGCCGGACCCGCACCGCGAGGCACGCGACGCCGGCGCCCAGCGGGTACGGAATCCAGCAGGAACCAGCACCACCAGGAACCGAAGGACAGCTCACCGCACCGACCCATCGACTGGGGGCATCCCGTATGACCAGCAGATCCGCCAACCGCCGTACCGTCCTGGCAGCCGCCGTCGCGGCGGCAGCCTCGGCCGTCGCGGCACCCGCAGCACTGGCAGCCGACACCCGGTCGGGTGGTCTCACGGGCTCGGCCGGACACGGCCGGCCCGGCAGCCCGGGCCGGCCGGGAAAGGCGTCGCTCGTGGATCTCCACTCGTGGACCACCCACCGGGACTGGGCCTCCGGCGAGACCCGTGGCACCAGCGCCGAGGCGGGCTCGCGCCCCGGCATCGTGCTCGCCACGCCCGCGGGCAGTGTCGAGTACGCCGACCCGCACACCGGCCGGAAGGCCAGCTGGGAGTACGCCACCTGGACCTCGCCCCGCCACAAGCCCTCTGTGGCGGCCGGAGAGGTCATCGCCTCCTGGAACGCCCACACCCCGGCCGGGACCTGGATCAGGACCGAGCTGCGGGGCACCTACTCGGACGGCAAGGAGACGCCCTGGTACACCATGGGCATCTGGACGGCGAAGGACGGCGACGACGTGCCGCGCCGCACCTCGGTCGACAACCAGAGCGACGGCAACAGCAGCGTCTACACCGACACCTTCACCATCGACGACCTGACCGGCGGGCTGCGGCTGGCCTCCTACCAGCTGCGGCTGACGCTGTACCGCGCCCCGGGCACCAAGGCCACCCCGAAGGTGTGGCGGGTCTCGGCGATGTGCTCCGACCTGCCGGACCGCTTCGAGGTACCCGCCTCCAAGCCGGGCCTGGGCCGGGCCGTCGAGCTGAAGGTGCCGCGCTATTCGCAGGAGATCCACAAGGGGCAGTACCCCGAGTACGACAACGGGGGAGAGGCATGGTGCAGCCCCACCTCCTCGCAGATGATCATTGAGTTCTGGGGCCGCAAGCCCAGCGCCGAGGACCTGGCCTGGGTCAACCCCGACTACGCCGACCCCCAGGTGTGCCACGCGGCCCGCTACACCTTCGACTACCAGTACGAGGGCTGCGGCAACTGGCCGTTCAACACCGCATACGCCAGCACCTACAAGGACATGCAGGCGGTCGTCACCCGGCTGAACAGCCTCAGCGAGGCCGAGGAGTTCATCGCCGCCGGCATCCCGCTGATCACCTCACAGTCCTTCATCGAGTCCGAACTCGACGGCGCCGGATACGGCACGGCGGGCCACCTGATGACCGTCATCGGCTTCACCAAGAGCGGCGACGTCATCGCCAACGACCCCAACTCGCCCGACAACCCGTCGGTACGCCACGTCTACAAGCGGCGTCAGTTCGAGAACATTTGGCTGCGGACGAAGCGGAAGGACGCGGACGGCAAGGTCAAGAGCGGTACGGGCGGGGTGTGTTATCTATACTTCCCGGCCGAGCCGGCGCCGGCTCAGCGCCGCGTCCTGAAGAAGCACGGGCTGCGCTGAGCCGGGGACCCGTGTAGTCGGCGTATGTGTCGTCCACGGCCTGACGACAGCGCTGATGGCCATCCTGCGCCGGGTGGCCGTACTGGTCGGCCGTGACCTTGACAGCGGTGTCCCGGCCGGCGGGAGACCTCGTGGATGGCGACACCGTTCGTCAGGGTCACGGTGGGCCATTTTTGCCGCAGGTCGTGCGGTGTGTATGGACGTGGGCCCAGTGCACGCAGGCCGGGCAGGACGTGCTGGACCGCGGTGACCGGCCCGTACACCGACTGCTCGACGGGATGGATGAGGTCGTCTGCGAGGGTCTCCAGCACCGGCTTCATGAACTCCTTGGCGGGCACCGGGTGTACTGGAGCACCTCGATCGGACCGAGCTCGGCGACCGCGGCGTCGAGGGCGGCGAGCAGCGCCTGCGGGTCGCGGGCGTTCGCGGCGTAGCCCCGGGCCGTGGTGCCCTCGGCGGCGAGGTCGTCGACGTTGGCCTGGGTGCGGGAGATGAGCGCGACGGAGAAGCCTAGGCGGCCGAAGCGGCGGGCGGTGGCCTGGCCGAGTCCGGGGCCGCGCCGATCAGGGCGATCGTCGTCATGATGAGTCCTTCTTTCGGATCCGGTGTTTTCGGGGCACTGGTGCCCCTCCCGGCAAGCTTTGCCCCGTCGCGCCGCCCGGCACGCACTCCCCCAAGCTCTCCGAGCAGGGGGCGCCCCCAGCGGCGTTGGCGAAAAGCCCTGGTGGCTCCTTCCCCAAGCTCTCGACTTCTCCCCCGGGCCTTCGGCCGGGAGGTGCCCCCAGAGCAGGGCAGACCCCGATCAAGGGCTTCCGGCCTTGCGATCGCACGTACCGGACGACGCTCCTTGACGGGCAAACATTGCCGGTCACGGCACTAGCAGGGCTGGTCCTGTGCGGAGCAGCGAGCTGCTGGATGAACGGGGCGTTATCGCGCGCGACCTATTGCTGCCGTGGTGATGACACGTCCTGGCTTTGTGGCGGGGCACGGGTGGCGCTGTGCGGCACGCAGTCCGCTCCGGCTGCGGGGACTGTGACTCGGGCGGTGTCGCCGGCCCGGGAGGGGAGGATGGGCAACTGCGATGCGGAACGGCCGCCGGCGGCGCGGCTCGCCGCGTCCTGACGGGTGGGGCGGTTGATGTCTTGGCGCGGTGCCGTTCGATGGATGGGGCCGGTGCGCTGGGACAGGGGCAGGCCGCTGGCACCGTTGGCGCGGGCGATGATCTCCGCGGTGATGGACACGGCCGTCTCCTCGGGCGTCCGCGCACCGAGGTCGAGACCGATCGGGGAGTGCAGCGCGGCCAGCTGCCCTGCTGTGACCCTGGCCTCATCCAGGAGGCGCAGGCGCTCGCGATGGGTGCGGCGCGAGCCCATGGCGCCGACGTAGCCGACGGGCAGGGTGAGGGCCAGGCGCAACAGGGGGATGTCGAACTTGGCGTCGTGGGTGAGGACGCAGATGGCGGTGCGGGCGTTGACGGCGGTCTGCGCCAGGTAGCGATGGGGCCAGTCGACGACCAC
This sequence is a window from Streptomyces sp. NBC_01775. Protein-coding genes within it:
- a CDS encoding peptidase C39 family protein, whose protein sequence is MTSRSANRRTVLAAAVAAAASAVAAPAALAADTRSGGLTGSAGHGRPGSPGRPGKASLVDLHSWTTHRDWASGETRGTSAEAGSRPGIVLATPAGSVEYADPHTGRKASWEYATWTSPRHKPSVAAGEVIASWNAHTPAGTWIRTELRGTYSDGKETPWYTMGIWTAKDGDDVPRRTSVDNQSDGNSSVYTDTFTIDDLTGGLRLASYQLRLTLYRAPGTKATPKVWRVSAMCSDLPDRFEVPASKPGLGRAVELKVPRYSQEIHKGQYPEYDNGGEAWCSPTSSQMIIEFWGRKPSAEDLAWVNPDYADPQVCHAARYTFDYQYEGCGNWPFNTAYASTYKDMQAVVTRLNSLSEAEEFIAAGIPLITSQSFIESELDGAGYGTAGHLMTVIGFTKSGDVIANDPNSPDNPSVRHVYKRRQFENIWLRTKRKDADGKVKSGTGGVCYLYFPAEPAPAQRRVLKKHGLR
- a CDS encoding uridine kinase family protein codes for the protein MPDSVPLEALAVRLPALPASCGPVRLIAVDGHAGSGKTTMAARLSGLLGGAPVLHLDDLACHEALFGWTERLASQVLAPWERGRSARYEVYDWVARAYTTEAVLPPSPVVLLEGVGAGRAAVRPFLSCLLWMDMSPEAAWGRGRERDGSGQRDFWAHWIPMERAHFATDPSRPFARFLVKETSEGFEVREGPGRRADPPLNITLRVPQGR